The nucleotide sequence GTCCGCTCACAAAGCTCAGTGAGTTCCCCACCGCGCGATGCGCTCAGGGCGTGCTTAGCGTCGGGCTCATGGAGTACGCGTACGTGCGCATCGCCCGCGAGCTGGAACAACAGATCAGGTCCGGCCGGATTCCGCCGGGCGGCAAGCTCCCGGGAGAACAGGAGCTCGCCGCGGAGTACTCGGTGGCCGGCGGGACCATCCGCCGCGCGGTCCGCGAGCTGCGGGACCGCGGCCTGGTCGAGACGCTGCCGTCCCTCGGGACGTACGTCCTGG is from Yinghuangia sp. ASG 101 and encodes:
- a CDS encoding GntR family transcriptional regulator — encoded protein: MEYAYVRIARELEQQIRSGRIPPGGKLPGEQELAAEYSVAGGTIRRAVRELRDRGLVETLPSLGTYVLEELPPTDRPAE